The genomic window GACAATTACCCCTGTAACGCCTTGAGGTTCTAAAGCCAACAAACTTAATAAATCGGTGACAGAACTGACTCCCCCAGAAGCAATCACTGGAATGGAAATTGCGCCAGCGAGTTCACGCAAAGCTTCCATGTTAGGCCCTTCTAGAGTTCCATCGCGGTGAATATCAGTGTAAATAATAGCTGCTGCACCTAGTTCTTGCATTTGTACAGCCAGTTGGGTAGCTAAAACCTGTGAAGTTTCTAACCAACCGCGAGTTGCTACTAGTCCGTTACGGGCATCAATACCAATAATAATTTTTTCGGGAAACTCTTGACAGAGTTGTTGTACTAGTTGCGGTTGTTCTACAGCGACAGTACCGAGAATTGCCCACTGTACACCTAGATTAAACACTTGTTGCACACTAGCTTGATCGCGTAAACCACCGCCAATTTCAATTGGTACAGAAATTGCTTGAGCGATCGCTTCAATTGCCCCCAGATTTACTACTTTACCTGCTTTTGCACCATCTAAATCTACTATGTGCAGTCTTGTCGCACCTTGATCCGCCCATTGTTTAGCCACATCAACAGGATTCTCGCTAAAAACCTGTGAGCGATCGTAGTCTCCCTGATAAAGTCGCACACAGCGACCATCTAGTAAATCAATCGCTGGAATTACATCCATATAAATTCGCCCCTGTTTAATTAATAATTATTGGGTACTGGGTATTGGGTATTGGGTACTGGGTACTGGGGGGATGCTTAACACTTCTTCCTGTCCCCTGTCCCCTGTCACCTGTCCCCTGTCACCTGTCACCTGTCCCCTGTCACCTGTCACCTGTCCCCTGTCACCTATCCCCTGTCACCTGTCCCTGTAATTGCTTAATTGCTTGCCGAAAACCCAGGACAATCAAAATATTAGAAAGCGTCAAAAAAACTTCCGCGCCACCGTGTAGCCAATCTATGTTAGCTAAAGCTTCGTGGTAATGGATTTTGGCATATATTCCTGCCGGAATCGTCACAGCCACAAAAACCAGAGTGCCGTAAAATCCATATAATGCTAGACGGGGCATTTGCGGACTGCGGCTGATAAACCACAAGAAACCCAAGTAAGGAAACAGTGACAGGGCAAATAGGGTGTCTTTAGATATCATTGCTCTGATTTAATAGGTTTTGATTCAAAAGAATTAGCTACTGTCTTGGGAATACGGGAAGAACGCCAAATCAACACAGCCGCAGCCCAAAGTGTAAAATTACCAACTAAAGTCATGGTAGCTTGCAGCGTTACCAACCATTCTAAAGAGTCTGGATTGTCGAAATAATGCCAGGTGCAAGCACACATAGCACTTATCAAAGCTGGTAACATTGCCAAAGACAATCCCCACCAACTGCGGTTTCCTGAAAGTTCGCCATAAGTCCAGATTAACCAAATCGCGGCAATCCACTCAATAACGCTAGAAATATGAATAATCCAAGTAGGAATTGAAAGAGCATTCATAAATAAAATCAATAGTCAATGGTCATTAGTCATTAGACTGTAACTCAGCACCGGCTAAACGCCGCGCTACCGCTAACAGCACTCCTGACTCCTCACTCAGCACTCAGCACTCAGCACTCATCTCATCTTCTCACACGCCAATTCAACTTTTTGTACCAAGATTACTGACATCTCATCAACTAGGGAGAAAAAGTTGATAACCTTAAATCCAACAGCCAAAATTTGCAATGGGAACGATGCGATCGCTATTATCTGGGTATTACGGCAAAGGTAACGGTGGTGATGAAGCTTTATTAGCCACACTTCTGCAAATGCTACCATCTCATGTTACACCTGTGGTGCTTTCTGGTAATCCAGAGGAAACGCGCGATCGCTATAATGTGGAAGCGCACGATCGCATGGCTATTGTACCCGTACTCCAAGCTTTACGTTCCTGTGATGCTTTGATTTGGGGTGGTGGTAGTTTAATTCAGGATGTTACCAGCACCATCAGTCCTTTTTATTATGGGGGATTGATGGGGTTAGCGCAGAAAATGGGTTTGAAAACTATTGCTTGGGCGCAAGGTATTGGCCCTTTGGTACGTCCGCAAACGCGCTGGATGGCAAGGCAAAATTTTGCTGGTTGTACTAAAGTTAGTGTACGCGATCGCGCCAGTGCTGCTTTATTGTCTGATTGGCAAATTCCCCACATCCTTGCACCTGATCCGGTTTGGGCTTTAGCATCTAAGCCTTTACCAGAACTTGAGAATTTACCTACGCCTAGAGTAGCGGTGACTTTAAGACAGCATCCCCAATTAACTCCTACACGCCTCACTAATTTAACTCGTGCTTTGGTCGATTTCCAAAAAGCGACTCAGGCTTTCATTTTATTACTGCCATTCCAAAAAAGTGAGGATTTAGGAATTGCTCAAGCCATACAACCACACCTTGCAGATGTCAGCCAGATTTTGTGTCTCGAAGATCCGCAGATATTAAAAGGTGTGTTTCGCGGTGTCGAGATGGCAATTGGAATGCGGCTACATAGTTTAATTATGGCTGCGGCGGAAGGATGTTGCTGTTTTGCTCTGAGTTATGATCCCAAAGTCAACCGCCTCATGGAAGATTTGACAATACCTGGTTGGGATTTGGCAACTTTACCAGATGATCCCCATTTTATTAGTCAAACTTGGTTAGAACATTACACAAATAGTCAGCGAATTTCACCAGAAAAAATTCAATTTTTAATAGATGGTGCATTAACACATCGTGATTTGTTGCACCAGGTTTTTACTTAGCACCGCTTTGGCTAAAATCTTTGTGAATTGAGGGGTGAAGTTTAAACGCAGAGGGGCGCGGAGGTAGGCGCGGAGGTACGCAGGGAATTAGCTACTAATTGATGAAATGCTGTACTTGGTAATTGTATTTTGGAAAAGTTTTACTGGTGCGTAAAATGTCAGCCTTTCGCATTTTACGCAACCAGCGATAAACTTGGGCAATATTTAATCAATTGTTATTGACTGAGGGCCAGTAGCTTTACCGTTATGAGCTTCCGTTGTTTGGGTAGAATTACTGTTAGCACCTACTTGTTTATCTAACCAACTTTTAACGGGATCATCTGCAAGGTTGAGTCGCAGCACACCAGAGACAAACCCCCCAAAAAAGGAAGCTGGGTGTTGAACCAGTTGCTTGAATATTGGTGACAATTCATCTATGAACATTCAGACTCTCCTGCAATTTTTGCGAAAATTAGCATTTATTCACTAATCGTAACGTGTAAATTTTGCTTTGTTTCAGAGCATCTTATGATTTGCTGAATAGTAAAGCTGATGTAAAGCTCCTACTCTGTCTTGAGTGTGCGGTAACGGCTGTGGGCGTGGTGGTTTCGGGGCTGTGGAACTTTGAGGAAGACTGTTCTAGTAAAGAATAAGGAGCTAGAATGCTCCTTAAGGCTTAGTTATGGCTTAATTCTTTCGTCATTTGGTGGCTCTAAAGATTTTTGTTCTGGGACAGGACGACTATCTCTTATTGATACATTCTGAGGAATAAGTTTTGACGACAGAAAAATCAATAAAACGATAGCTGTTACCACAATTTCTACCCACAGCAAAATTTTATCCGCACGGTAAACCCCTCTTTTGGTGGCGGTTACACAATTCCTATTTTGCTCTAAATTTACCAAAACATCCTCGTTTCTAAACGCTTCTAAAACTTCTCTGTTCATTAAAGCTTTCAAGGTATCCGTTGGTAAGTATTGCTGAATTTCAATTGTGTAATAAATAACGCCTTTTTCCCATCTTTTATCCGTAAGGGAATAAACGATTGCTTCTCTGGGTTTACGAAATAAGTAGGGGCGCATTTCTCCAACCTCTAGTCCATTTAGATCAGTGTCGTCACTGTTTAACAGTCTCTTAATATACTCGTAGACAGATTTGAAATCGGGGTTTTGGTCAATTTGAGAAGATACATTGACCTGGACGTTTGAATTTAACGATCTAGTCATACAATGTTTGTGATTGATAATTTGCTGCTTAGATTTCTAGGCAGTATTTTTTTAGATGTGCCTAGAAGTGACTATATTGATTGAAAACTTCTTTGGCAAAGTTAAACAGTGTTGTGTACTCGCCACCACCTACGAAAAGTGCAAAGTCGAATTTCTTAGTGCAATTTATCTTGTTGCTGCCGTGATTTGCACTCACGCTGATAGAAGTAAAGTTTCCTAGAGTGTACCTTTGAAAGCAGTGGCATAAAATTTGCATACCACTGCTAGGGTTAGATTAATTAGGACTTTGTTCAGGCATCATGCACTTATCAGAGTCACAGCCTGCGGGGCCGACTTCCATTAAATCGCCGAAGTCGTAGCGACTTAAAACAGTGTAGAAATCATCGGTTTTGCGGCGTGATGCTACTGCTTGCAACATCTGCTCATACTCCTGTTTGGAGATTGGCTCAAATGGCAAACGGGGAAAGGTTTGATGATCATCAAATCTAGCCAGTAGTGCCGCACTCATGTAACCTTCATCGTTGTGAATTGCTTCCCAAATGCGAGTTCCTAGAGTTTCTACTTCGTGTTCTCGCAACTCGATAGTTGCAGAGGTGTTGTGAGTGACGTAGAATTTCTGCACCTGCATATAGAAATCCATTTGGGCGATCGCATTAAATTTGCTGATATCAATTACATCAGCACCAGGTAAATCAGCCCAAGATACAGCCACAGGGATTTCTACTAGCCATTCAGTCACCCGTGGATCAAACGGATCATCCAGTAAATTCCCCTTTTCATCTTTATCTGATTGGGAGGGAATGATACTGTAACCGTATTCCAGACAAGCTAAAGCCACTGGGTCATTTTTACGGCAAGTGATGCGGCGAATAAACCGTTGCGCTTTGGGGGGATGCCATCCGGGACTAGCACCAGTTAACAGCGATTTTGTGCCACTGGGTTGGACAGTTGTACAGCGATTTGGGCGTTTGATATTATGGCGATCGCAATAATCCCAAACCACACGCTGCACAATCTCTTTCCAATCAGTTAAGTATTTTGCTTCTTTGTATTTAAATTCCAATCCTTGCGGTGTTTCCGGTCTACCTGCTTCCCACCACCGCAACCAATCCACACCAAAAGCATGGACAAAAAAATCAAATAAACCAGTGAAAGAAACCCCAACAATTGGGTCTAATTCCCGACTATATTGATAGCGTGGTTCTTGGAATTGATGATTTAAAAGTGCTGCTACAGATAATGCCCCAGCCGTGAAAGCTTCCTCTTGTTCTTTATGGTTTAATGGGTCAATTTGATTGAGATGTATCTCAGCCAAGTTGCAGTGGAAGTCCGCTCCAATTATCTCACCACAATTATGAGCAACGATACCATTAGCATCAAATTGAGAAGCCCCTGGGACAGTACAATCATAAACTGCTTCTAACCCATCAGATACAATTTGCTTAACTTTAATAGCAAATCTCTCTTTATTTAATTTTCTTTTGTACCCACCCAACAATTCCTGTAAGCGCGTGACTTTTTGAGGTTCTTGAAATCCCACA from Nostoc sp. UHCC 0870 includes these protein-coding regions:
- the hisA gene encoding 1-(5-phosphoribosyl)-5-[(5-phosphoribosylamino)methylideneamino]imidazole-4-carboxamide isomerase; translation: MDVIPAIDLLDGRCVRLYQGDYDRSQVFSENPVDVAKQWADQGATRLHIVDLDGAKAGKVVNLGAIEAIAQAISVPIEIGGGLRDQASVQQVFNLGVQWAILGTVAVEQPQLVQQLCQEFPEKIIIGIDARNGLVATRGWLETSQVLATQLAVQMQELGAAAIIYTDIHRDGTLEGPNMEALRELAGAISIPVIASGGVSSVTDLLSLLALEPQGVTGVIVGRALYTGDISLREALQAIGPGRIQDIPPNLDFSSFA
- a CDS encoding DUF3593 domain-containing protein, with translation MISKDTLFALSLFPYLGFLWFISRSPQMPRLALYGFYGTLVFVAVTIPAGIYAKIHYHEALANIDWLHGGAEVFLTLSNILIVLGFRQAIKQLQGQVTGDR
- a CDS encoding DUF2499 domain-containing protein, coding for MNALSIPTWIIHISSVIEWIAAIWLIWTYGELSGNRSWWGLSLAMLPALISAMCACTWHYFDNPDSLEWLVTLQATMTLVGNFTLWAAAVLIWRSSRIPKTVANSFESKPIKSEQ
- the csaB gene encoding polysaccharide pyruvyl transferase CsaB, whose amino-acid sequence is MRSLLSGYYGKGNGGDEALLATLLQMLPSHVTPVVLSGNPEETRDRYNVEAHDRMAIVPVLQALRSCDALIWGGGSLIQDVTSTISPFYYGGLMGLAQKMGLKTIAWAQGIGPLVRPQTRWMARQNFAGCTKVSVRDRASAALLSDWQIPHILAPDPVWALASKPLPELENLPTPRVAVTLRQHPQLTPTRLTNLTRALVDFQKATQAFILLLPFQKSEDLGIAQAIQPHLADVSQILCLEDPQILKGVFRGVEMAIGMRLHSLIMAAAEGCCCFALSYDPKVNRLMEDLTIPGWDLATLPDDPHFISQTWLEHYTNSQRISPEKIQFLIDGALTHRDLLHQVFT